One genomic window of Myxococcaceae bacterium includes the following:
- a CDS encoding iron-sulfur cluster assembly accessory protein: protein MTIQLTEKAIEVAKAALLETTSEEGEYLRISVHGGGCAGFKYGLSFSADTDENDLVMDYDGLKVVTDVFTATQISGTVIDYEETLSGSGFRFNNPTAKRTCGCGSSFG from the coding sequence ATGACGATTCAGTTGACCGAGAAAGCGATCGAAGTGGCGAAAGCGGCCCTTTTGGAGACAACGAGTGAAGAAGGCGAATACCTTCGCATCAGCGTTCACGGAGGTGGGTGCGCCGGTTTTAAATATGGTTTAAGCTTTTCGGCTGATACGGATGAAAATGACTTGGTCATGGATTACGATGGCCTAAAGGTCGTGACGGATGTTTTTACCGCTACACAGATTTCTGGAACCGTCATTGATTACGAAGAGACGCTGAGCGGATCTGGATTTCGCTTCAATAACCCGACTGCCAAACGCACCTGTGGCTGTGGTTCAAGTTTCGGTTGA
- the yacG gene encoding DNA gyrase inhibitor YacG produces MFWFSKMPDTMSTQCASCGCLSMSTFCSKRCQMIDLGKWLAEGYAIAVTGDDNDDSVDRESDRSGESGPFGDNE; encoded by the coding sequence ATGTTTTGGTTTTCTAAGATGCCTGACACTATGTCCACCCAATGCGCCAGCTGTGGTTGTCTTTCCATGTCAACGTTTTGTTCGAAGCGTTGTCAAATGATCGACCTCGGAAAATGGCTCGCAGAAGGGTACGCAATAGCAGTAACAGGAGATGATAATGACGATTCAGTTGACCGAGAAAGCGATCGAAGTGGCGAAAGCGGCCCTTTTGGAGACAACGAGTGA
- a CDS encoding phosphotransferase, whose product MQTLTDWPIMDVLKHWQRLKPVSHQPISIGLINQTFRIEAESGLFILQKLHPVFSPLVNEDIQAITNYLHSHDFLAPNLISTDSNEPCVREGADCWRMLSFIAGKTYHQIPALKHAFSAGMLLGRFHRLLIEWNYRYQSVRTLVHRTPTYLDTLERTLSHHKNSPYYAKASPIAHRLLTIARTLPDLWNLPLRHCHGDLKISNLLFNDSDEAICLIDLDTLGQMPWPIEMGDAFRSWCNPRGEDQANSQFDLDIYRASLDGYQSEVWEHWTSQERHALPMGIKMITLELCARFMTDIFEDCYFGWDSNRFESRQEHNWIRTLGQWTLFLDLEKKL is encoded by the coding sequence TTGCAGACACTCACGGATTGGCCCATCATGGATGTTCTAAAGCACTGGCAGCGTCTTAAGCCGGTTTCGCATCAGCCAATTTCGATCGGTTTGATCAATCAGACTTTTCGGATCGAAGCTGAAAGTGGGCTTTTCATTCTTCAGAAGCTGCATCCTGTATTCTCACCCCTAGTCAACGAAGATATCCAAGCCATCACGAATTACCTCCATTCGCACGATTTCTTGGCACCGAATCTGATCTCGACCGATTCGAATGAGCCCTGTGTACGAGAGGGAGCAGACTGCTGGCGCATGTTAAGCTTTATCGCAGGCAAAACTTACCACCAAATTCCTGCACTCAAACATGCTTTTTCTGCAGGAATGCTCCTGGGTCGCTTTCATCGCTTGTTGATCGAATGGAACTATCGCTACCAATCGGTTCGCACTCTGGTTCATCGTACACCAACGTACTTAGATACGCTTGAAAGAACCCTCAGCCATCACAAAAACAGCCCTTATTATGCCAAGGCATCTCCTATTGCTCATCGCCTATTAACGATTGCTCGAACGCTCCCGGATCTGTGGAATCTTCCGCTGAGGCATTGCCACGGAGATTTAAAAATTAGCAATCTCTTATTTAATGACTCCGATGAAGCGATCTGCCTCATTGATCTGGATACTCTTGGCCAAATGCCCTGGCCTATTGAGATGGGCGACGCCTTTCGCTCTTGGTGCAACCCGCGGGGAGAAGATCAAGCCAACAGTCAGTTTGATTTAGACATCTATCGAGCCTCTCTGGATGGCTATCAAAGCGAGGTATGGGAACATTGGACTTCCCAAGAACGCCATGCTCTTCCGATGGGAATTAAGATGATTACGCTCGAGCTCTGCGCCCGTTTCATGACCGATATTTTTGAAGATTGTTATTTCGGATGGGATTCGAACCGGTTTGAATCACGACAAGAGCACAATTGGATTCGCACTTTAGGACAATGGACGCTTTTTTTAGATCTTGAGAAAAAATTATGA
- a CDS encoding TlpA family protein disulfide reductase → MKSETVKALFFWFSIALITALILFQVSKRSQLALQGIPLQASEAVHFKLDGVELTQFQGKKVLLHFWATWCKACRDEMPLLISLAQRQGDKLEILAIAVDSSPQSVQEFFGAEQPPFRVLYDLKSQLAEKYGVYQFPESILINEEGQLETLYVGPQNWELF, encoded by the coding sequence ATGAAATCAGAAACCGTCAAAGCCCTCTTTTTTTGGTTTTCTATCGCACTCATCACTGCGTTGATCTTGTTTCAAGTCAGCAAGAGAAGCCAGTTGGCTCTACAAGGTATCCCTCTGCAAGCCTCTGAAGCTGTTCATTTCAAATTAGACGGTGTCGAACTGACTCAGTTTCAGGGTAAAAAAGTGCTTTTGCATTTCTGGGCAACTTGGTGCAAGGCTTGTCGCGATGAAATGCCTCTCCTTATTTCACTCGCTCAACGACAGGGGGACAAACTCGAAATTTTAGCCATCGCAGTTGATTCAAGCCCTCAAAGCGTACAAGAGTTCTTTGGCGCTGAACAACCGCCCTTTCGGGTACTATACGATTTAAAAAGCCAGCTTGCTGAGAAATATGGCGTCTATCAGTTTCCGGAATCGATTCTGATCAACGAGGAAGGTCAACTCGAGACTCTCTACGTAGGGCCTCAGAATTGGGAACTGTTTTAA
- a CDS encoding dephospho-CoA kinase, which translates to MKLVGLTGGIASGKSVVAAIFRQLGVPVIDADELSREVLTPKLVVEHFGAEFAQEGQVNRKKLGTLVFANPTALRRLEDLTHPLIMQRFLDRVCELGQQGHECVIYEAALIFEKNLQNRFDAVILVSASEEVQIERLLSRELTLTRAEAWARIKLQMPNAQKKMLADHVIENI; encoded by the coding sequence GTGAAGTTGGTGGGGCTTACGGGAGGAATTGCCTCCGGCAAGAGTGTCGTGGCAGCGATATTTCGGCAATTGGGAGTTCCTGTTATTGATGCAGACGAGCTATCTCGAGAAGTGCTCACACCCAAGCTGGTCGTGGAGCATTTTGGAGCGGAGTTTGCTCAAGAGGGTCAAGTAAACCGAAAAAAATTAGGGACTCTTGTCTTCGCAAACCCCACTGCTTTGCGTCGTTTGGAAGATTTAACGCATCCCTTAATCATGCAACGCTTCCTGGATCGTGTGTGCGAGCTTGGCCAGCAAGGCCACGAATGCGTGATTTACGAAGCCGCGTTGATCTTCGAAAAAAACCTTCAAAATCGCTTCGATGCGGTGATTTTAGTGAGCGCGTCTGAAGAAGTCCAGATCGAACGTCTGCTGAGCAGAGAGTTGACTTTGACACGCGCAGAAGCATGGGCGCGAATCAAGCTCCAAATGCCTAACGCTCAAAAAAAAATGCTTGCAGACCACGTGATTGAAAACATCTAG
- a CDS encoding DNA topoisomerase IV subunit A, with protein sequence MVKKSPNKQALVAIEKAASGIYREIQKKQAPSVKMPIRSLGNVSYEAAVGFFELGDNFKKRTLSVNTVKTFAQTLKMMALSRELVTGDDFATKRDAYYQSKNWGDARFNEQTESDTVMDDIEALFALDGLTREELRFVPDQHGGSVAGELTVVDTDLESGERIAIDCTKFGSGAYAVPSWVEHLEFKTQAKFILCIETQGMFQRLQSHNYWRKANCILVSMGGVPTRACRRFVRRLSESAKVPVYAFTDCDPYGIGNIYRTLKVGSGNAAHINQFFCVPQATYLGLMPQDIDWYDLKKATHPLGEQDKKRAYDALKNDPFFQAHKPWQDALQKMLKMGVRAEQQALSLHGLNFVIEEYLPRKLKSPEKFLP encoded by the coding sequence ATGGTGAAAAAAAGCCCAAATAAGCAAGCGCTGGTAGCTATCGAGAAAGCTGCTTCAGGCATCTATCGCGAGATACAAAAAAAACAAGCACCGAGCGTGAAAATGCCCATTCGTTCCTTAGGGAATGTTAGTTATGAGGCAGCGGTCGGATTCTTCGAACTTGGCGACAATTTTAAAAAGCGAACGCTGAGCGTGAATACGGTCAAGACCTTTGCTCAGACGCTGAAGATGATGGCTCTGAGTCGAGAGTTGGTGACGGGGGATGACTTTGCAACCAAACGAGATGCTTATTATCAATCTAAAAATTGGGGAGATGCTCGCTTTAACGAGCAAACAGAATCGGATACCGTCATGGATGATATCGAAGCGCTATTTGCTCTTGATGGCTTGACGCGAGAGGAACTTCGATTCGTTCCAGACCAACACGGAGGCTCGGTCGCAGGGGAGCTAACGGTTGTGGATACCGATTTGGAGTCCGGAGAACGGATTGCCATCGATTGCACCAAGTTCGGTTCGGGTGCCTATGCAGTGCCATCCTGGGTCGAACATCTGGAATTTAAGACCCAAGCGAAGTTTATTTTATGCATTGAAACCCAAGGTATGTTTCAGCGACTTCAGAGCCATAACTATTGGCGTAAAGCAAATTGCATTTTAGTCAGCATGGGAGGAGTTCCCACCCGAGCTTGCAGGCGTTTTGTTCGAAGGCTTTCCGAGTCTGCTAAGGTTCCCGTGTATGCGTTTACCGACTGTGATCCGTATGGAATTGGCAATATTTATCGAACCTTAAAAGTAGGATCGGGGAATGCGGCTCATATTAATCAGTTTTTCTGTGTTCCCCAAGCGACGTATCTGGGCCTGATGCCACAGGATATTGACTGGTATGACTTGAAGAAAGCGACGCATCCGCTGGGAGAACAAGACAAGAAGCGTGCATACGACGCTCTCAAAAATGACCCCTTTTTTCAAGCTCATAAACCTTGGCAGGATGCTTTGCAAAAAATGCTTAAAATGGGAGTTCGAGCGGAGCAGCAGGCCTTAAGCTTGCATGGTCTTAATTTTGTGATTGAAGAGTACTTGCCACGGAAACTCAAAAGCCCAGAAAAATTTTTGCCGTGA
- a CDS encoding DNA topoisomerase VI subunit B — protein MSSSNNIREISISEFFSKNRHLLGFDSPIKALLTAVREGVDNSLDACEEAGIMPSITVQIDSESETQFAVTISDNGPGISKVHLGNIFAKLLYGSKFHRLRQSRGQQGIGISAAVMYGQMTTGKPALVISKTSAQAVVHEIELQIDTKKNVPKILKERENKTLEWQEKESGTMIRIHMEGAYKEGRHGVLAYLSQTALSNPHASFLFIDPKHARHPFPRLMHALPKAPEEIKRHPHGVEIGLLMQLLQDAKKESVVGFLRKEFSRVSENVATDIVKRAGLSLSRNTQGIHRAEAESLVKSIQATKLLPPPTNCLSPLGEDSLIKALYWLFVESKKWDSEEQVALIAPEQRLEKKGQSEFAFDWPKIEPWAQNIETNEDNSLSSKEDNYFVTAVTRPPNVYRGNPFQVEVGLFYGKGLKDGLMQVYRYANRVPLQYQASACAMTKAAMSAPWKSYGLDQSKGALPSGPVVLVMHAASVWVPYTSESKEAIAHYDEILKEFRLAILECGRRLQRYLRHQKRQADEMKKRSYIEKYLNPISEALSDILGLQTLEKQEIVLNLTHILEKNYGEKKPK, from the coding sequence GTGAGTTCTTCGAATAATATCCGTGAAATATCCATATCGGAGTTTTTTAGTAAAAATCGACATTTGCTGGGTTTCGATAGTCCTATCAAAGCTTTGTTAACAGCGGTTCGGGAAGGTGTCGATAATTCCCTCGATGCTTGTGAAGAAGCAGGCATCATGCCTTCGATTACGGTTCAGATTGATTCCGAGTCTGAAACCCAATTTGCTGTGACCATATCGGATAACGGTCCCGGTATTTCGAAGGTGCACCTCGGTAATATCTTTGCAAAGCTTTTGTACGGCTCAAAGTTTCATCGCCTGCGACAGAGTCGAGGGCAGCAGGGAATTGGGATCTCGGCAGCTGTCATGTATGGGCAAATGACCACGGGAAAGCCTGCGTTGGTGATTAGTAAGACTAGCGCTCAGGCAGTGGTTCATGAAATCGAGCTTCAAATTGACACGAAAAAAAACGTACCGAAGATCCTGAAAGAGCGCGAAAATAAAACTTTAGAGTGGCAAGAAAAAGAGTCCGGAACGATGATCCGGATTCATATGGAAGGTGCTTATAAAGAAGGTCGTCACGGTGTTTTGGCTTATTTGAGCCAAACGGCGCTTTCCAATCCTCATGCCAGCTTTCTTTTCATCGATCCAAAACATGCTCGTCACCCTTTTCCACGGCTCATGCACGCTTTGCCAAAGGCACCTGAAGAGATCAAGCGTCATCCTCATGGGGTTGAGATCGGCCTTTTAATGCAACTTTTGCAAGACGCGAAGAAGGAGAGCGTCGTCGGATTTCTTCGAAAAGAGTTTTCGAGAGTCTCGGAAAATGTGGCAACGGATATTGTTAAACGAGCGGGGTTGTCTCTTTCTCGCAACACACAAGGGATCCATCGAGCAGAAGCTGAAAGTTTGGTCAAATCGATCCAGGCCACTAAGCTGCTGCCACCGCCCACCAATTGCTTATCTCCCTTGGGGGAAGATAGTCTCATTAAAGCGCTTTATTGGCTATTTGTTGAGTCGAAAAAATGGGATTCAGAAGAACAAGTCGCTTTGATTGCGCCGGAGCAACGGCTTGAGAAAAAGGGGCAATCTGAATTTGCTTTTGATTGGCCTAAAATTGAGCCTTGGGCGCAAAATATTGAAACGAATGAGGATAATTCCCTGTCTTCAAAAGAAGACAACTATTTCGTGACGGCCGTGACACGCCCTCCCAATGTGTACCGAGGAAATCCGTTTCAGGTGGAAGTGGGACTTTTTTACGGAAAAGGTCTTAAAGATGGTTTGATGCAAGTTTATCGTTATGCGAATCGAGTTCCGCTTCAGTATCAAGCGTCGGCTTGTGCGATGACTAAAGCGGCGATGTCGGCTCCTTGGAAAAGCTATGGGCTCGATCAATCCAAGGGGGCTTTGCCCTCAGGACCCGTGGTGCTTGTGATGCATGCGGCTTCCGTATGGGTTCCTTATACCTCTGAATCCAAGGAAGCGATTGCGCACTACGATGAAATCCTAAAGGAGTTTCGATTGGCAATCCTGGAGTGTGGGCGCCGTTTACAACGCTATCTAAGGCACCAGAAGCGTCAAGCAGATGAAATGAAAAAGCGCAGTTACATTGAAAAGTATCTGAATCCTATCAGCGAGGCCTTGTCTGATATTTTGGGACTGCAAACTCTTGAAAAGCAAGAAATTGTTTTAAATTTAACTCATATTTTGGAAAAAAATTATGGTGAAAAAAAGCCCAAATAA
- a CDS encoding TolC family protein — protein sequence MRLFLLLFMANTTFGNDFSLEDAETSALQNSELLKVAETDLWVAKQQKQAVLTTFFPKLAFQSNYTYLSKLPSLTVNPAIAPIPLGDHSNYSMGLSLSYVLWDHFSTWHSYQAIGYTHQSKEQDLKALTQTLEIRQLDSLRKLLEKWKSFKPSIQPSDFPALQSLQLLSKATLHTARSLVSRLYPSITLDTSTALVYPNGPVLQNINQNTISINLSLPLWLGDPNWSLISAKKREAEAMKHQAAHLVIEHQRDTRKATAQYQSLLLQQRKSKQENRNIAESARLFYASYQTGKSTFLEVLAANHQLLQSQIAQARINAQLLSQMITLIALGGKINS from the coding sequence ATGAGACTCTTCCTGCTGCTCTTCATGGCCAACACCACGTTTGGAAATGATTTCAGTTTGGAAGACGCAGAAACATCCGCTCTTCAAAACTCTGAACTTTTAAAAGTCGCCGAAACCGATTTGTGGGTGGCAAAGCAACAAAAGCAAGCGGTTCTGACGACTTTTTTTCCCAAACTGGCGTTCCAAAGCAACTATACTTACCTGAGCAAGCTTCCATCGCTCACGGTGAATCCAGCAATTGCCCCCATCCCCTTGGGAGACCACAGCAATTACAGCATGGGTCTAAGCTTAAGCTATGTCTTATGGGATCATTTCAGCACCTGGCATTCGTATCAGGCAATTGGGTACACGCATCAGTCTAAAGAACAAGATCTGAAAGCGCTGACTCAGACCTTAGAAATAAGACAACTGGATTCCTTAAGGAAACTTTTGGAAAAGTGGAAAAGCTTCAAACCCTCCATCCAACCCTCTGATTTTCCTGCCCTACAAAGCTTACAACTGCTTTCGAAAGCCACTTTGCATACAGCCAGGAGCCTGGTTTCAAGGCTTTATCCTTCGATCACACTCGATACCAGCACAGCTCTCGTCTACCCAAATGGACCGGTTCTTCAAAATATCAACCAGAACACGATATCCATCAATCTATCCCTTCCATTGTGGCTCGGAGATCCGAATTGGAGCTTGATCTCAGCCAAAAAAAGAGAAGCGGAAGCCATGAAACATCAAGCAGCACATCTGGTGATCGAACATCAACGCGACACCCGAAAAGCCACTGCTCAATACCAAAGCTTGCTGCTTCAACAGAGAAAATCCAAGCAAGAAAATCGCAATATCGCAGAGTCAGCCCGACTGTTCTACGCTTCCTATCAAACGGGAAAATCGACCTTTCTCGAAGTCCTAGCGGCGAATCATCAACTTCTTCAGTCACAGATTGCGCAGGCTCGAATCAACGCACAGCTTTTAAGCCAAATGATCACTCTGATTGCTTTAGGTGGAAAGATCAACTCATGA
- a CDS encoding efflux RND transporter periplasmic adaptor subunit, translated as MKISRILFVLAGIGLVAFGAKLLIKPKPFLYAGTLETTRIDLSMQLPSRIASVLVQEGDFIHPGQLLIELSCEDFKIASQYLNQNYARSRKLLSTGTLSQDDFDQIQNRKEEADLRLKWCSISSPIQGTVLNRYHEPGEWAPVGTKLLTLANLEDIWTYIFVAQPKIAELKVGMTVRGSLPEMPGKLFSGKIIKINSEAEFTPKNIQTESERTRLVYGIKISFSDSNIDQILKPGMTIEVQL; from the coding sequence ATGAAAATCTCTCGAATACTCTTTGTTCTTGCTGGCATCGGCCTTGTGGCATTCGGTGCCAAACTCCTCATTAAGCCCAAGCCCTTTCTTTACGCGGGAACGCTCGAAACCACTCGAATCGATCTCTCCATGCAATTACCCTCTCGAATTGCGAGCGTCCTTGTTCAAGAAGGCGATTTCATCCATCCAGGACAGCTTTTAATCGAGCTTTCGTGTGAAGATTTTAAAATTGCCTCGCAATACCTGAACCAAAATTACGCACGTTCCAGAAAGCTTCTCAGCACCGGAACCCTTTCCCAAGATGATTTTGATCAAATTCAAAACCGCAAAGAAGAAGCCGATCTTCGACTCAAGTGGTGTTCTATCTCTTCACCCATTCAAGGCACTGTCCTCAATCGCTACCATGAACCGGGAGAATGGGCTCCGGTCGGAACGAAACTTCTCACCCTTGCCAACCTTGAAGATATTTGGACGTACATCTTCGTTGCTCAACCCAAAATTGCAGAACTTAAAGTAGGCATGACGGTCAGAGGTTCTCTTCCTGAAATGCCTGGAAAGCTATTTTCTGGCAAGATCATCAAAATTAATTCAGAAGCCGAGTTTACACCCAAAAACATACAAACCGAGTCGGAACGAACTCGCTTAGTTTATGGGATAAAAATTAGTTTTTCAGACTCCAATATCGATCAAATTCTGAAACCCGGAATGACCATCGAAGTCCAACTTTAA
- a CDS encoding ATP-binding cassette domain-containing protein — MKIDVSEIEKSFQKTRALSRVSLSIESGSMHGIIGPEGAGKTTLLRIMLHLLKSDQPSRILGSPIPSSGRRHFNHFNDFVHG; from the coding sequence ATGAAAATTGACGTTTCAGAAATTGAAAAATCATTCCAAAAGACTCGTGCCCTGAGTCGTGTTTCTTTAAGCATTGAATCCGGATCGATGCACGGAATTATTGGACCTGAAGGCGCAGGAAAGACAACTCTTTTACGAATCATGCTTCATTTGCTCAAATCCGATCAGCCGTCGCGAATTTTGGGATCTCCTATACCGTCTAGCGGACGAAGACATTTTAATCATTTTAACGACTTCGTACATGGATGA
- a CDS encoding ABC transporter ATP-binding protein yields the protein MNDISIAVEKLRVEFGDFCAVDNISFKVRRGEIFGFLGANGAGKTTTIRVLCGLLTPTSGTVRIGNTLLEEGEAKIKSKVGYMSQKLMLYNDLTVEENLNFTASLRKLDRTHSLNYRQELLDFIQFNRPLSTRVGHLSGGLKQQVSLAIALLHNPEIVFLDEPTVGVSPVSRKRFWDLIRQLSERGVSLFVTTHYMDEAEQCDRIALMRNGKIIALDSPENLKNNYFHDNLYEFEPKSTLRYKDMTNLNNKSLFSFFAPYGLRFHAVLKNKDDFEKTERTKLEEIFHIRPIRASLEDVFIQAVESRV from the coding sequence ATGAACGACATCAGCATTGCCGTCGAGAAACTCAGGGTCGAGTTTGGCGATTTTTGCGCGGTGGATAACATCTCTTTTAAGGTACGGCGAGGAGAAATATTCGGATTTTTAGGAGCCAACGGAGCCGGCAAAACAACCACGATTCGAGTACTATGCGGACTGTTGACGCCCACCAGCGGAACGGTTCGAATCGGTAATACCTTGCTTGAAGAGGGCGAAGCGAAAATCAAATCCAAAGTCGGCTACATGTCTCAAAAACTTATGCTCTACAACGATCTTACGGTTGAAGAGAATCTCAATTTTACCGCTTCTCTTCGCAAATTAGATCGTACCCACTCTCTCAACTATCGCCAGGAATTACTCGATTTTATTCAATTCAATCGGCCTCTCAGCACTCGCGTCGGCCACTTATCAGGAGGGCTTAAACAGCAAGTCTCTCTCGCGATAGCGCTTCTACACAATCCAGAAATCGTTTTCTTAGATGAGCCTACGGTTGGCGTTTCACCCGTGTCACGCAAACGTTTTTGGGACTTGATCCGGCAACTTTCCGAGCGAGGCGTAAGCCTGTTCGTCACAACCCACTACATGGACGAAGCAGAGCAATGTGACCGAATCGCTCTGATGCGAAATGGAAAAATCATCGCTTTAGATAGCCCAGAAAATCTGAAAAACAACTATTTTCATGACAATCTGTATGAATTCGAACCCAAGAGCACATTACGCTATAAAGATATGACAAATTTAAACAATAAATCTCTATTTTCCTTTTTTGCACCTTATGGATTAAGATTTCATGCAGTTCTTAAAAACAAAGATGATTTTGAAAAAACAGAACGCACCAAACTGGAAGAAATCTTTCATATTCGACCCATTCGAGCTTCCTTGGAAGACGTATTTATTCAAGCAGTGGAGAGTCGAGTATGA
- a CDS encoding ABC transporter permease, whose amino-acid sequence MTFVSYQRIFAVAQKELFHIFRDPFTLATAMGLPIFMVLVFGVAIEFNIQNIKIGVVNLDQSMSSRQLLQAFSSSHYFILKPPYILLGMLNFPFILALAVFVFKVPMRGSFIALLIAAFAFVCTAVASGTLISTFCKNQQQATLAAFLFMFPMIMFSGLMFPIENMPIYLQWLSTLDPLTHFIGLLRNILLKGGGTEYIIYHLCVLFILAILSIGFSLKRFRTTL is encoded by the coding sequence ATGACTTTTGTTTCTTACCAACGAATTTTTGCGGTTGCCCAAAAAGAACTTTTTCATATTTTTCGAGATCCTTTTACGCTAGCCACAGCGATGGGTCTGCCCATTTTCATGGTCCTTGTCTTTGGGGTTGCAATCGAGTTCAATATCCAAAACATAAAAATTGGTGTTGTGAACCTGGATCAGTCCATGAGCTCGAGACAGCTGCTTCAGGCTTTTTCGAGTTCGCATTACTTTATTTTAAAACCACCTTACATCCTCCTAGGGATGCTTAACTTTCCATTTATCTTAGCGCTTGCTGTTTTCGTTTTTAAGGTTCCGATGCGAGGTTCTTTCATAGCCCTGCTCATCGCAGCATTTGCTTTCGTCTGCACAGCCGTTGCCTCCGGCACCTTGATTTCAACCTTCTGTAAAAACCAACAACAAGCAACGCTGGCCGCGTTCCTTTTCATGTTTCCGATGATTATGTTCTCAGGTCTGATGTTCCCCATCGAAAACATGCCCATCTACCTTCAATGGTTGTCCACCCTAGACCCACTCACCCACTTCATTGGCCTGCTTCGAAACATCTTGCTCAAAGGAGGAGGAACCGAGTACATTATTTACCATCTCTGCGTGCTGTTCATTTTAGCGATACTATCCATCGGCTTCAGTTTGAAACGTTTTCGTACAACTCTTTAA